The Helianthus annuus cultivar XRQ/B chromosome 16, HanXRQr2.0-SUNRISE, whole genome shotgun sequence genome includes a window with the following:
- the LOC110916858 gene encoding deSI-like protein At4g17486 translates to MFTSFVPFRGMKSKIVPYYMNGNPSSLFCILPRDDSSRFYPPGTAPVYLNVYDISTINGCISWTGLGAFHTGLEVHGVEYGFGCHQESESGVFEIEPRKCPGFKFRESIFMGTTKLTPSQVQRFIELQSNNYYGDTYHLFGKNCNHFCEDMCYQLTGNKIPKWVNRLARIGSCCRCILPKAIKGSSAVRDESNSQENEKRSLTSSFSCFTSFSTHNKLRKVSISSLYKHSLYKGCLPPWELQVDSQRVSDNE, encoded by the exons ATGTTTACTAGTTTCGTACCTTTTCGAGGCATGAAATCAAAAATCGTTCCTTACTATATGAACGGAAATCCATCGAGCCTTTTTTGTATATTACCAAGAGACGATTCTTCGCGGTTTTACCCTCCTGGAACTGCACCTGTTTACCTTAACGTGTACGACATTTCCACCATCAACGGTTGTATATCTTGGACCGGCCTCGGTGCATTTCACACCGGTTTAGAAG TTCATGGTGTGGAGTACGGTTTCGGATGTCATCAAGAATCAGAAAGCGGTGTTTTTGAAATCGAGCCTCGAAAGTGCCCCGGGTTCAAGTTTAGGGAGTCGATTTTTATGGGCACGACGAAATTAACCCCGAGTCAAGTTCAAAGATTCATTGAGTTACAATCTAATAACTACTATGGTGACACATATCATCTATTCGGGAAGAATTGCAACCATTTTTGTGAAGATATGTGTTACCAGTTAACAGGGAACAAAATCCCCAAATGGGTCAATCGGCTAGCCCGAATAG GTTCGTGTTGTCGTTGCATTCTTCCAAAGGCTATCAAGGGTTCTTCTGCTGTTAGAGATGAATCAAACTCTCAAGAGAATGAAAAGAGGAGTTTAACAAGTTCGTTTAGTTGTTTCACATCGTTTTCGACGCATAATAAGTTGAGGAAAGTGTCAATATCCTCATTGTATAAACATTCACTCTACAAAGGATGTTTACCTCCATGGGAATTGCAAGTAGACTCACAAAGAGTTAGTGACAATGAGTAA